A window from Drosophila nasuta strain 15112-1781.00 chromosome 3, ASM2355853v1, whole genome shotgun sequence encodes these proteins:
- the LOC132791533 gene encoding uncharacterized protein LOC132791533, producing MCDQDKSDCDSYEVKAPQGHTFVVSPVSATPILTAVPVMKPASPTLTQLVEQSASQLEEEQEQPCCSSQAVVPLSSSLPSKLLRLHAKRSAQALLHQMESLDSQFGSGSEDAPSSPSAPPLSPPPMSTPSDDKLMDVGMGSSIGDSEESEEDDELKPLAVDNHIMHEPEQSERQVSPPAVPLSEANLEKFRKHQMDNIYLHPNFSLDASPPPAVAPANSPVLETRRPHRSFLSLKKPAEEESKVEPAAASPDQSPQPELPNEIDTLDPALVPSEELAAEITDAVEFYFSNESILKDAFLLKHVRRNKEGYVSLKLVSSFKRVRQLTREWKVVGDAVRRKSHKIELNEQGTKVRRLEPLPSFDETMPSRTIVACDLPLDKLSIEKVSDLFSKCGEIALIRILKPGMAIPVDVRQFMNKYPELQQKECALVEYLESSSARDARHLAGPFQVYEMVAPKKKTGKKAAVIQVAAPVARMVENYRYYNEANCERTRGGSFSGLPSHEPMHDLRFKLKRNNSDFQPSYYQQQQHLQQQQPHHHQLPNYHGHGHGGYQHYQPRGSIGLDQQQQPPSPGFFGYAPRRYSNTSTISASTAAALGEPLASPSAVVAPTNNNNSSSNGSSNNNNPINPVSSLQRRLSNCSEQNFAPESMSRRASNCSETGAPQRRDSNCSESCPCSRRVSDFGQSEAYRKTSVCSNGSCPGQGERRYSNGSMQFERSFSNASDGNGFYRRPSNDFNVVEREREPDQLVGGGGGGYQVWPRRYSNNFQQQMSSKLAAYDNAQYIGGRRISTDSGYDRRYSFGSEFEGSPRSRTGSFLSSYKHGGGPGSDFDGQPRSRTGSFLDGSPRSRSGSFAQRAAESLVRTPMGPDGSKGFGQRARKFGQAVSPVN from the coding sequence ATGTGCGATCAGGATAAAAGCGATTGCGACTCCTACGAGGTGAAGGCGCCTCAGGGTCACACCTTTGTGGTCAGTCCCGTCTCAGCAACTCCCATACTGACCGCTGTGCCCGTAATGAAGCCAGCGTCGCCTACGCTGACCCAACTGGTGGAACAGTCAGCGTCGCAGTTGGAAGAGGAGCAGGAGCAACCATGCTGCAGTTCACAGGCTGTGGTGCCGTTGTCCTCGTCACTGCCCTCGAAGCTGCTGCGTTTGCATGCCAAACGCTCAGCTCAAGCTCTTCTCCATCAAATGGAATCGCTGGACTCGCAGTTCGGTTCGGGATCTGAGGATGCGCCCTCGAGTCCCAGTGCACCGCCTCTATCGCCGCCACCAATGTCCACACCCAGCGATGACAAGCTCATGGATGTGGGCATGGGTTCGTCCATCGGCGACTCTGAGGAATCCGAAGAAGATGACGAACTCAAGCCGCTGGCCGTCGACAATCACATCATGCACGAGCCGGAGCAGAGCGAGCGTCAGGTGTCGCCGCCAGCTGTGCCGCTGAGCGAGGCCAATTTGGAGAAGTTCCGCAAGCATCAGATGGATAACATCTATCTACATCCCAACTTTAGTTTGGATGCCTCTCCGCCACCAGCTGTGGCGCCAGCCAATTCCCCAGTGCTGGAAACACGTCGGCCGCACCGCTCGTTCCTTAGCCTAAAGAAGCCCGCCGAGGAGGAGTCCAAAGTGGAGCCGGCAGCAGCATCGCCCGACCAGTCACCACAGCCAGAGTTGCCCAACGAGATTGATACGCTGGATCCAGCGTTAGTCCCAAGTGAGGAGCTGGCTGCCGAGATCACCGATGCTGTCGAGTTTTACTTCTCCAACGAGAGCATACTCAAGGATGCCTTCCTGCTGAAGCATGTGCGACGCAACAAGGAAGGTTATGTGAGTCTCAAGCTCGTGTCCAGCTTCAAGCGTGTTCGTCAACTGACACGCGAATGGAAGGTGGTGGGTGATGCAGTGCGTCGTAAGTCCCACAAGATCGAGCTGAACGAACAGGGCACCAAGGTGCGACGCCTCGAACCGTTGCCCAGCTTCGATGAGACGATGCCATCGCGCACGATTGTGGCCTGCGATCTGCCTCTGGACAAGCTCAGCATTGAGAAGGTTTCGGATCTGTTCTCCAAGTGTGGCGAGATTGCCTTGATACGCATCCTCAAGCCGGGCATGGCCATACCCGTGGATGTGCGTCAGTTCATGAACAAGTACCCGGAGTTACAGCAGAAGGAATGCGCACTCGTCGAGTACCTGGAATCATCCTCGGCACGCGATGCTCGCCATCTGGCGGGACCTTTCCAGGTCTACGAGATGGTGGCGCCCAAGAAGAAGACGGGCAAGAAGGCGGCAGTCATTCAGGTGGCTGCACCCGTTGCTCGCATGGTGGAGAACTATCGCTACTACAACGAGGCCAACTGCGAACGCACGCGTGGCGGCAGCTTCTCTGGTTTGCCCAGCCACGAGCCGATGCACGATCTGCGCTTCAAGCTGAAGCGCAACAACTCGGACTTCCAGCCGAGCTActatcaacagcaacaacacttgcagcagcagcagccgcatcatcatcagctgcCCAACTATCATGGCCATGGACATGGTGGCTATCAGCACTATCAGCCACGTGGCAGCATTGGCCtggatcagcagcagcagccgccatCGCCAGGTTTTTTCGGCTATGCGCCGCGACGTTACAGCAATACGTCCACAATCTCGGCCAGCACGGCTGCTGCCTTGGGCGAGCCTTTAGCCTCGCCCTCGGCTGTCGTCGCtcccacaaacaacaacaacagcagcagcaacggcagcagcaacaacaacaatcctATTAATCCGGTGAGCAGCTTGCAGCGTCGTCTGTCCAACTGCTCCGAGCAGAACTTTGCGCCCGAGTCGATGTCGCGTCGTGCCAGCAACTGCTCTGAGACTGGAGCACCACAGCGTCGTGACTCGAACTGCTCCGAGAGCTGTCCTTGCTCCAGACGCGTCTCAGACTTTGGCCAGTCGGAGGCATACCGCAAGACTTCGGTCTGCTCCAATGGCAGCTGTCCGGGTCAGGGCGAGCGACGTTACTCCAATGGCTCGATGCAGTTCGAGCGCAGCTTCTCCAATGCCAGCGATGGTAATGGCTTCTATCGTCGTCCCTCAAATGACTTCAATGTGGTCGAGCGTGAACGTGAGCCGGATCAGCTGGTGGGTGGAGGCGGCGGTGGCTATCAGGTGTGGCCCAGACGCTACTCGAACAACTTCCAGCAGCAGATGAGCAGCAAGCTGGCTGCCTACGATAATGCTCAGTACATTGGCGGACGTCGCATCTCCACAGATTCGGGCTACGATCGTCGTTACTCCTTTGGCTCCGAGTTCGAGGGTTCGCCACGCTCCCGTACCGGCAGCTTCCTCAGCAGCTACAAGCATGGCGGTGGTCCGGGAAGCGACTTCGATGGACAACCTCGTTCACGTACTGGCAGCTTCCTCGACGGTTCGCCACGCTCCCGTTCCGGCTCATTTGCCCAGCGTGCTGCAGAGAGTTTGGTACGCACTCCGATGGGTCCAGATGGCAGCAAGGGATTCGGACAAAGAGCTAGGAAGTTTGGTCAGGCTGTGTCGCCGGTCAACTAG
- the LOC132790914 gene encoding homeobox protein ceh-30 → MNTQSVVRRHPHSFSIEQILAKPETHAPSNYVDPTASFQVINDNQTQLIHNESVRESCDDSRVSSPATSSCLEDGLEDAKSDIELASDDGSANDDRKKRPRTAFSAAQIKALETEFERGKYLSVAKRTALAKQLQLTETQIKIWFQNRRTKWKRKYTSDVETLASHYYSQLGMGGLARPMVVGDRLWLFSQTPAGPTPIQSIMLNGSGTAPPMRPYGPPPSGAPMPPLHGASVIESARNAILARGQPLNFALPFGLPKPVAATPPSTAAVASPTGYVPHCKPYAGSFVDYAPPHPASEAYLQLKYATMPPETEVATSNGLAELERVFGDANANFLLQKGTPVANSNTSCGYGHEGLQQAQRSRRATQSESECSDIDCELLDEDEDAVE, encoded by the exons ATGAATACTCAATCTGTGGTGCGTCGTCATCCGCACAGTTTCTCAATCGAGCAAATTCTGGCCAAACCTGAGACACATGCTCCCAGTAATTATGTTGATCCGACTGCCAGTTTCCAAGTGATCAATGATAATCAAACTCAGTTGATTCATAATGAAAGTGTGCGTGAAAGTTGTGATGATTCGCGTGTGTCCAGTCCTGCAACATCGAGTTGCCTTGAGGATGGCTTGGAGGATGCCAAAAGTGATATTGAACTCGCGTCGGATGATGGAAGTG CGAACGACGATCGCAAGAAGCGACCTCGCACCGCCTTCTCGGCTGCCCAGATCAAGGCGCTGGAAACGGAATTCGAACGGGGCAAATATCTATCGGTGGCCAAGCGAACGGCGCTGGCCAAGCAGCTCCAACTCACCGAGACACAG ATAAAGATCTGGTTCCAGAATCGCCGCACAAAGTGGAAACGCAAATACACCTCGGATGTGGAGACACTTGCCTCGCACTATTATTCCCAACTGGGCATGGGAGGACTAGCGCGTCCCATGGTTGTTGGCGATCGTCTGTGGCTGTTTAGTCAAACTCCAGCTGGACCCACGCCCATACAGTCCATCATGCTGAACGGCAGTGGAACTGCGCCGCCTATGCGACCTTATGGACCGCCGCCAAGTGGTGCGCCAATGCCACCGCTGCACGGTGCCAGCGTAATTGAGAGTGCCAGAAATGCCATATTGGCACGTGGACAGCCGCTCAACTTTGCGCTGCCCTTTGGACTACCGAAGCCAGTGGCCGCAACGCCACCTagcacagcagcagtcgcATCGCCAACTGGCTATGTGCCACACTGTAAACCCTACGCTGGCAGCTTTGTTGACTATGCACCGCCGCATCCGGCCAGCGAGGCATATCTGCAGCTGAAGTATGCCACGATGCCGCCGGAAACGGAAGTGGCCACCAGCAATGGTCTGGCCGAGCTGGAGCGTGTCTTTGGCGATGCCAATGCGAACTTTCTGCTGCAAAAGGGCACGCCAGttgccaacagcaacacatCCTGTGGCTACGGACACGAAGGATTGCAGCAAGCGCAACGCAGTCGACGTGCCACTCAATCGGAGTCCGAATGCAGCGACATTGATTGCGAGCTGCTCGACGAGGATGAGGATGCTGTGGAGTAA
- the LOC132790913 gene encoding alpha-1,3-mannosyl-glycoprotein 2-beta-N-acetylglucosaminyltransferase, giving the protein MRSRKVQVMVIGFFIMWTFITYYVLLRTSNAQLSRKHQQQLKRLVPEALAEQSKGLQLTRNLIEFLKYKYSSNEQPGTTTTTPRISIVAAEISNEIPAPESAVKATAESKSTPSQIPTQTHLANGEPVIPILVFACNRVSVVKCLDNLVQYRPSVEQFPIIVSQDCGDVLTKEAIQTFGKQLTLIEQPDLSDIVVLPKEKKFKGYYKISRHYGWALNTTFQIGFDFVVIVEDDLNVAPDFFEYFLATHKLLKQDPSLWCVSAWNDNGKANVVDTTRPDLLYRTDFFPGLGWMLTKELWQELSVKWPKSFWDDWIRHPEQRKDRVCIRPEISRTRTFGKIGVSNGLFFDKYLKHIKLSEDFVQFSKINMSYLLKDNYDKAFLKQVYVLPLVTFDELRRNLIALEGPVRIQYNNRDQYKRITRMLGLMDDFKSGVPRTAYHGIVSFYYNKRRVHLAPNANWKGYDLSWS; this is encoded by the exons ATGCGTTCACGTAAGGTGCAGGTGATGGTGATAGGCTTCTTCATCATGTGGACATTTATCACCTATTATGTCCTACTGCGAACCAGCAACGCTCAGCTGAGCAGgaaacatcagcagcagttgaagcGTTTAGTACCGGAAGCGTTGGCAGAGCAATCCAAAGGCTTGCAACTGACACGCAATCTGATAGAGTTcttgaaatacaaatactcGAGCAACGAGCAGCcgggaacaacaacaacaacgcccaGAATAAGCATCGTGGCAGCTGAGATATCTAATGAGATACCAGCACCGGAGTCGGCTGTCAAAGCAACTGCGGAATCGAAATCAACTCCATCTCAGATACCAACACAAACGCATCTGGCGAATGGTGAGCCTGTTATTCCCATTCTGGTGTTTGCCTGCAATCGTGTCTCGGTGGTCAAATGTCTGGACAATCTGGTACAGTATCGACCCAGCGTCGAACAGTTTCCTATCATTGTATCCCAG GATTGCGGAGACGTGCTAACCAAAGAGGCTATTCAAACGTTTGGCAAACAGCTAACACTCATTGAGCAACCCGATCTAAGTGATATTGTTGTGCTGCCCAAGGAGAAGAAGTTCAAGGGCTACTACAAAATATCACGACACTATGGCTGGGCGTTAAACACCACGTTTCAGATTGGCTTCGATTTTGTGGTCATCGTGGAGGATGATTTAAATGTGGCACCCGATTTCTTTGAGTACTTCCTGGCAACACACAAGCTGCTCAAACAGGATCCAAGTTTGTGGTGTGTTTCCGCTTGGAATGACAATGGCAAGGCGAATGTGGTGGATACGACTAGACCAGATCTTCTATATCGCACCGATTTCTTCCCTGGCCTGGGCTGGATGCTAACGAAAGAGCTATGGCAGGAGCTTTCTGTGAAGTGGCCCAAATC GTTCTGGGATGATTGGATTCGACATCCGGAACAGCGCAAGGATCGCGTGTGCATTCGACCTGAAATCTCACGTACTCGAACCTTTGGCAAAATTGGCGTGTCCAA TGGATTATTTTTTGATAAGTATCTGAAACACATTAAACTCAGCGAAGACTTTGTGCAGTTCAGCAAAATCAATATGAGTTATTTACTAAAG GACAATTACGATAAAGCGTTTTTAAAGCAAGTTTACGTGCTTCCGCTTGTGACCTTTGATGAGCTGCGTCGGAATCTCATTGCCCTGGAGGGACCAGTGCGCATACAGTACAACAATCGTGATCAGTACAAGCGAATAACTAGAATGCTTGGTCTCATGGATGACTTTAAG AGTGGCGTGCCACGCACCGCATACCATGGCATTGTCTCATTTTATTATAACAAACGTCGCGTGCATTTGGCACCGAATGCCAATTGGAAGGGCTACGACCTATCATGGAGCTAA
- the LOC132792234 gene encoding uncharacterized protein LOC132792234 has translation MLGSQQLWHAASLAIIVFCGFAHAKGTHKVHCSEDQMRVEIGLPSDGDVSSTSNSSDAERPQIYLEGLKGYPDVRCQPEINGALAVFRLSLSDFYECGVTRMVNQLTGKKVYYHKIIIESASSKEIVSVKCITTSGPVYNVMMNGTNLAQEQQQQPQQQQQHHGVVRRDVLPAGFQEPDDLEITTSLTKRAPEPRLSIGVSQDNQKFTRDLTVKSGTPLTMEINLDEDSAPVYGLGVNYLDVTDTHTSSETLIFKGCTVDPYLFENFNTVDGDILSAKFKAFKFPDSSYVQFRATVNVCLDKCLGTQCSNNQVGFGRRKREISSANKVYEISLAMFLQVDDIEGVNKNEVLQLEEKLRELKLANQRLARNSRGNFAELSRSMEQLPASSAVPAFVVDERELGQLSSGAGSSVICGLWALICALCWRLM, from the exons GCACACACAAGGTCCACTGCTCCGAGGATCAGATGCGCGTGGAAATTGGACTGCCATCCGATGGCGACGTGAGTTCCACTTCGAATAGCAGCGATGCCGAGCGTCCACAGATCTACTTGGAGGGTCTCAAGGGCTATCCGGATGTGCGCTGTCAGCCCGAAATCAATGGCGCCCTCGCCGTTTTTCGTCTATCGCTCAGCGACTTTTACGAGTGCGGCGTGACGCGCATGGTCAACCAGCTAACG GGAAAAAAGGTGTATTACCATAAAATCATCATTGAATCTGCCAGCAGCAAGGAGATTGTCAGCGTCAAATGCATTACCACAAGCGGTCCGGTTTATAATGTCATGATGAATGGCACCAACTTGGcacaggagcagcagcagcaaccacaacagcagcaacaacatcatggTGTGGTCAGACGCGATGTGCTACCAGCGGGCTTCCAGGAGCCAGA CGATCTTGAGATTACCACCTCATTGACAAAACGTGCGCCGGAGCCACGTCTCTCGATTGGTGTTAGCCAGGACAACCAGAAGTTCACCAGAGATTTAACCGTCAAGTCG GGCACTCCGCTGACCATGGAGATCAACTTGGATGAGGACTCGGCGCCAGTTTATGGTCTGGGCGTCAATTATTTGGACGTTACCGACACACACACCTCCTCCGAGACGCTCATCTTCAAGGG CTGCACTGTGGATCCGTATCTCTTTGAGAACTTTAACACCGTCGATGGCGACATACTGAGCGCCAAATTCAAGGCCTTCAAGTTCCCCGACTCCTCGTATGTGCAGTTCCGCGCCACGGTCAACGTTTGCCTGGACAAATGCCTTGGCACGCAGTGCTCCAACAACCAGGTGGGCTTTGGCAGGCGCAAGCGCGAGATCAGCTCGGCGAATAAGGTCTATGAAATATCGCTGGCCATGTTCCTGCAAGTCGACGACATCGAAGGCGTCAACAAGA ATGAGGTGCTGCAGCTGGAGGAGAAACTGCGCGAACTGAAGTTGGCCAATCAGCGTTTGGCTCGCAATAGTCGCGGCAACTTTGCGGAGCTGAGCCGCAGCATGGAACAGTTGCCAGCCAGCAGTGCCGTGCCGGCTTTTGTTGTGGATGAGCGAGAGCTGGGACAGCTTAGCTCGGGTGCAGGCAGCTCAGTCATCTGTGGCCTCTGGGCGTTGATCTGTGCGCTGTGTTGGCGTCTTATGTAA